TTAGTTTATGCAGTGAAATTAGTAGATTTAATATGTCATTAAACATTTAGCTCTTCGTAAGCTGGCTCTTTCTTGCCGATAATGTCGCAGACCCCGAGACTATCGTAAACAATAACCGTGTATTTCACCTCGGCATTTTTAGCCTTCCCCAATAGAGATGATAGTTCACTACACTTGTCCCTTGGCGCGTCTTCTTGTTCGCAGAGGTAGTTTAATGCATAGATGAAGTCTAGTATAAGGCCCTCTATGGTCGTAATGTAACCTTGAGAGCTTATGCCCGGTTCTACGGTGAGACCTAGCTCTGGAATTTCAATTTTACAGGTAGAGCTTTTTACTAGTAGGGCGTTTTCATCTCCTGGTTCCTCGACCCTGTATACTATCTTCCTCGGATTGCTCTTACCTAGGACCAGGACATCCCTATGCTTGAACCCGCAAGAAGGGCATTCCGCGGTAGATATGATTACATCGCCGTAGTATGCAATACTGTACTTGTAGTCCAGAACACGTAATTCGTAACCGCAAAGAGGGCATTTCGATGTGTACTCTGCTAGTTTTTCAGGCACCTCTCCACAGCACATAATTAGCACCACTATGCAGAAGTATGGTAATGTAGTGCCTTTTTAATTCACATCGCACCCTGACGGCTGAGGTCAATTAAATGGGAACCATCACAGGTAGGAGCGTTGAAGAAGCCGGAACCAAGCCCTTCTCTACACGTCGCATAGGTAAGATTATACTTCTTTGCGGGCTCAATAACCAGTTGTAGAAGAAGCCTCCTAGTGCTTCGAGGCAAATACAAGTAACCGTGTACTAGGCTGCCCAGTTCGCCATACAGCCTGTAAACCTTCCGTGCTACCTCGGGAATTCCTTCGGCAATTCTCTTCAGGGTACTCCACCTCGCCTTGTAAGTCGAGGTAACAATGTGCATTGCACCCGCCTCTACAACCCTACCTACTAACTCCTCGATCGCGTAGTAGTCGTCGTTAACAAATGGTATTATCGGGTCTAACCTCACGCCCACCGGGATACCCTGTTTTCTCAGCTCACGGAGAGCGTTAAGCCTCTTTTGAGGTGAGGGGGCACCAGGCTCTATGGCCTTAGCTATCTTCTCGTCGAGCGTTGTAATGGTGATCATGACAGCCGAGGAGGCTTTCAACAGCAGGTCTACGTCCCTGGTGACGAGGTCTGATTTTGTCGTGATGAGTATCTTTACACCTCGCCTTGAAAGGAGCTCCAAGGTTCTACGCGTTAAACCAAGCTTCTCCTCGATAGGGGGGTAAGGATCACTACTAGTACTTAACTCTACGAGGGTACCTTGTCTAATCCTCGTTAGGTCTCTTGCTAAGTTTTCTAAGAACCGATTCTTAGGGTAGCTCTCCTTGACACCAATGTACGATGATGCATAGCAGTACAAACATAGGTGACTACACCCAGTATAGGGGTGTAAACTGTACTTTAGGGGACACGTGCAGAGAGGTGATCTCCAGGGGTCGAAGTCCCGTAAGACTCTGAGCTTCGACAAATACAATTACACCTAGGTGACCTAGGGGTGTACCCCGCCCGACCGGCCTCCTTCATTTTCACCTCCCATGAAGGGATCTCGGGGAGGTGTGAGGGGGCGGGGCGTTAAAACATTATGAGTATAAGCCACTAAAATAGTTTTCCCCGCTCTTATGTCACGTTACTTCGCATTTAAGTTATTTAAAATCCCTGTGGCATATGTTTCTCACGGGATTGTATTGGTTTCGGGTTTAACGAGAGATGCTATGGTAGAGATCTTAGATTACGTGTATAAGGCGGCGGAGCTGATTAGCGATACTGAAAAAAACAACATGTTAGAAACGCTCCTAACAGCCCTTAAGGAAAAAAGGCGCGTTTTTGTCGTAGGAGCAGGTAGAAGCGGGTTAGTGGCGAGAGCATTCGCAATGCGGTTAATGCACCTGGGTTTCTACGTGTATGTGATGGGAGAAACCATAATGCCCCCCCTGGATCCCGGAGACGTGCTAATAGCTGTTTCAGGCTCGGGCAGAACCAAGACAGTGGTCGCAGTAGCAGAGGCGGCGAAAGCCGTCGGCGCGAGGATAATCGCGCTCACGAGCTACCCTGACAGCCCATTAGCAAGGCTGGCTGATATCATCGTGAGAATACCTGGAAGAACGAAGCTAGCTCTAGAGGAAGACTACTTAATTAGGCAGGTTAGAGGCATCCATGAGCCTCTCGCGCCGTTAGGAACTCTTTTCGAAGTAACTACAATGGTATTCTTAGACGGTGTAGTAGTCGAATTAATGTACAAGCTGGGAATTACGGAAGAGGAGATGAAAGAACGTCACGCAAACATAGAGTAAGGTAAAGCGATTTCGAGGAACCTAAAAAACTTCTTTTACGAACCTTCCATTCTCGTATACCAGGTCTCCATCAGCGTAAACCCTACAACCCTTCATACTCTTGATCATGTCCCAGTGTATCGCTGAAACGTTCTTACCGCCTGTTTCGGGGTAGGCGGAGCCTAGTGCAACGTGTATTGTACCACCTATTTTCTCGTCGAACAGGGTGTTTTTTGTGATTCGCGTTATGTTGTAGTTAAGCCCGAACGCGAATTCACCAACCCTTCTAGCCCCTTCATCAACTTCCAGCATTTTTCTGAGGAACTCTTCATTCCTAGAAGCCTTGATCTCGACGACTTCCCCCCTCTTAAACGTAAGCTTAATACCCTCTACCTCCACGCCTCTCCATATAGCAGGAAAATCGAATTCTATGAAGCCTTCAACGCTTTCTTCCAACGGCGCAGTGAAAACCTCTCCTCCGGGCATGTTGACCTTCCCGTCATCGTTAATCCATTTTCTCCCGTCGACCCTCATGTAAAGGCCCATGCCGGGGCCCTCGAGCCTTAGCTCCCTTACCTTAGAGAGCGCGCTTGCTATTCTTTGCTGCCTCTCTCCAATCCCTTTCCAGGTGGAAACGGGGTCTTCAACGTCACTATATGTTGCCTTATATACGAAGTCCTCGAAGTCTTCAATGCCCATACCCGCCTCTTGTGCAAGAGCCCTTGTAGGGTAGGCGACTACTACCCACTTTAGCTCACCCTTGGCACTCCTCTTGAGGAAGATCTCTGCTAGCTCCCTCGTAGCTGCACTCCTGATCTTCAACTTTTCGGGGTCTACCCCTGAGAGGGGTTTAGTATGGGTTGGCGCGTATATACTTATAGAAGCGTTCACCTTCGTGGCTATTTCCCTCTCAATACTGCTAACGTGCGTTAATACGTTCTGTTTTGCGTACTTGTAGAGGACCTCTATAACGGATTCGTCAACTATCCTTATAAGGGGGTAAGCTCCGCGCTGTACAGCCTGCCTTACGATTTCCCTTATGAAAGGTATGGATTCCACAGTGCCCTCAATACTTACCTCCTCGTCTTCTCTTAGATCAACGCAGTATTCAACGACCAGCCTTGCTAGATTTTTAAGCCTATAATCGGTCAAGCTTGCACCTGCTATTGGGATATTAACCGGGTCTAATATAATATTTAGAAGAAAGTGGAGAATGGGTTGAGCAGTGCTAGGAACGCGCAATCACGGATAAGCTTGCTTTAAACTAGTGATATCCATGCGCTCGAAGCAATGCGCTATTAAGCAGCTCGCGGAGCCCCTGGCGCTTGCGCTAGCATTAGAGGCGTCAGGCTATCCCAAGCCCGGAAACGTTCATAGAACTTCCGATAGGAAGGGTCTAAGGTATGAGGCGTTTCTAGCAACGAGTATTCTCGCCGTAAAGTACTTCGAACGGGGGGTTAAGCGGGGTCGCCGAGGATTCGGGAAAACCGTTCTTGGGGATCTCGTGCACGGGCTCGTCAGGGAGGTTACCGAGAAATTGAACTCGACGAACACTTGCCTAGGGTCTTCGCTACTGCTTTCACTAATGAGCGTTTCCCTCGGAGCGCTCTCACTGCATGTTATAGGAACAATTAGAGAGCTCGGAGGCGTCTCCAAGAAGATCGTGGAGTCCACCACGGTGTGGGACACCATATACTACTACAAGGCCGTTAGAACTGCTTCTCCAAGCTACCTAAAGCCAGACGACCATACTGGGATCTACGTGAACGTCTGGGACCCGGCGTACAGGCAACGCTTGCTAGAAAAGGGCCATAGACTGGTAGACGTTTTAAAGTATAGTTCAAAACTCGACATAGTGGCCCGCGAGGCCTTAAACGGCTTTGAACAAGGGCTCCTCGCAGAGGAGTTCATGCGGGAGAGGCTTAATGCGCACAGGGACTTTAACAGAGCGGTGGTAGAAACATACCTCTACCTCCTCTCGAGAAACCGCGACACGGTCGTCTACTTGAAAAACGGTATTAGCACGGCAGAAGAGGTTTCGGAGAAGGCCCTAAGAGTACTAAATGACGTGATTGCCCGAAAGAGTGGTTGGAGAAGCCCCGTAAAGGAGTTTGATTATGAACTGGTGAGTAGAGGCATCAACCCGGGCGCCGTGGCGGACTTGACTGCCACAGCTATAGCGTTGCATTTACTCCGAAACACGCTCGAAAACGGCATACTCCTAGACCTATCCTATTAGCCCAGGTAGTCTTTCAAGTCCACTTCTTTTCCATGCTTAACGAATTTTATCCTGAGCTCGGGCCTCACGTTCAGCCCTAGTGCGTTTATGATGCCTTGCACCGTGTACCCGTCAATACCCGATACCAGGCCGCTCCTTATAGCCCTGTAGAGCTCGTTTACTAGGACTTTATACACATCAGGGTATTTCAACTTAAGCTTTTCTAAGAGCTCGACAGCTCTATCGTCTAAGAGCTTCGAGTAAACGAGCTTCTCGGGGTCTTCTTGTTGTGAGTCTTGTTGCTTCTGGTGCATTATAACATGTGAAAGCACCTTCTTGTAGAGCTTAAACCTGATCGTGTCGGGTAATTCATCGCTCATAAACACCCACCCCGTTAAACTAAAACCTATTACGGGGAATTTATCCTATGCAGCATGGAATGGGAGGATGTTTCATCCCTAGTAGGGATGCTTAAGGGGTTGAAAATGGAGGTGGTTAAGCTAGTAGACGTGTGGAAGGTGTACAAAGTGGGCAACATAGAATTCTTTGCTCTTCGCGGAGTGAACCTAGAAGTACTCAGAGGCGAGATGGTATCGATCATGGGTCCCAGTGGTTCGGGCAAGACAACATTGTTAAACATGATTGGCATGCTCGATAAGCCGACCAGGGGCAAGGTTTACATTGATGGTGTAGACACCTCAAGCATGCCCGAGCACAAGGTCGCGGACTTCCGTAACAGGAAAATCGGATTCGTATTTCAGCAGTTCAACTTAATAAATAGGTTAACGGTGTATGAGAACATCGAGCTTCCTTTGATACCACGTGGTATACCACCAGCCTCTAGGCGGGAAATGGTCGTTAAAGCACTACAGATGGTTGGCGGTGATTCCTCCTGGCTTAACAAAAGGCCAAGCCAGCTAAGTGGCGGCCAGCAACAAAGAGTTGCCATTGCCAGGGCGATCGTAGGTAGCCCGGACATTATACTAGCAGACGAGCCCACGGGAAACCTGGACAGGGCCTCCGCGAAGGTGATAGTAGATACGTTCTTAAAGCTCAACAAGGAGAGCCTTACAGTGATCGTGGTGACCCACGACCCCGAAATAGCGAATTGTACGGAGAAGATCTACGTGTTGCGGGATGGTACAATAGCTGGCGTTAAAAACCCCATAAAGCCTGAGTGCATATTGAATAGGGTTTGAGGTGCTCTTAAATGGAAAGGAGGCTTAAAGGCACCTTACTGCTCGTAGTAGTGCTGGTTCAAGCGCTCATTTACACGTCGCCCATTACTACCGCTGAAGGTAGTAACTGGGTATTAGAGGGGTACTCGTTTAAGTCGTCTGCAGGCGGTAGTGTTTACCCCGGAAGCCGCAATACGAGGCTAATCATCACACTGAGATATGTAGGTAACGAAGACGCATTAAACCCGACAGCCTGCATCGTACCCCTTCATTGGGGGTTTCAGGTGGTAGGGCCAGCGTGCTCCGCTGGCAGGGATGCCGATGGAGATGCCCTACACGTAGTTAAACCCGGAAATACCACGTATTTCACTTATACATTGAACGTAGAGAAAACTGTGAGTCCTGGCCGTTATTATGCAGCTTTAAATGTATCATACTACAATGTTAGTAGCAACAAACTGGTCTGGGAGCTACTTTACTTGAACCTCGAAGTCTCACCGTACCCATCACTAAATGTAACGGTAAAAGACACCTACTTTACACCATACAGCTATCCGGGAGCATGCCCTGTGTACGTGGTTACCGGCGTAGAGAACGGCGGCCCTACCGCCATCGTAAATATGAGGCTCGTGCTCGAAATGCCCGGCGAGCTCGCCGATCCAAGCAAGCTAAATTACACCTACGTCGGCAGCATAGACCCGGGAGGAGAGGTATACTTAAACCTGGGAGCTACATGTATAAGCCCCTCTGCAAGCGCTAACTCTACATATGGCGGCGTCCTCTACATCAGTGCTCAACTAGTAACGGATGATGGAGTGCTTTACACTGATGAGCGCTACTACAATGTAACGTTCGCGCTCGAAGACCTGCCTGGAATGAAGATAAGTATACTAGACTACGAGTTGACGTCTGGTTCTAGTTTACCTGGATTCAAGAACACTGGTTTGAGAATACTGGTAAGATCGGAAGAACCGGGCACGCTCGAGCTATCTTACTCGTACTTGGTGCTCGAAAACGCTGTAACTGGTAACGATTCTCTCACCGCCACCTACACGCACGAGACATTATTGGATTACTTAGAGTCAACCTGGATAACGTATAGTGGCATCAACGTAATGGACAACGCCACGTACGTAAAAGCCAACATAACGATCCACGGATCGGTACTACGCGAAGGGGTGAGATACCCAGCCCTCGTGAACCTTGTAATCGTGGTCCCCCTACACTACAGGGATCTCGACATCAAAGTAGAACGGGTGGTATGGAGGCTTGGCTACGCACATCCGGGCTCCGCTGGCAACTCCCTCATGGTCACCATATTGAATAGTGAAGTGGGCTTAAGCATTACCGATGCCGTGGTGGACTTAGTAGCGCCTAAAGACGCCCTTTACCCAGATAGGCTGACGGTATACAACGTTGTATTCAATCCGGGTTCACTCGTAGAGCTCTCATTCAACGATATAGCTATACCGAGTAGCGTAATGCCCGGCGCGTACGAAGTCATAATTAACATTACAGGAATCCTGAGAGCTAGAGATAACTCGTTCAGATATATCAGTCTTACGCGTCGCGCCACGGTAGTGATCGAAGACCGGGCTGACGTTAAAATACGCGTTGTAGGCTACGAGTTGACGTCTGGTTCTAGTTTACCTGGATTCAAGAACACTGGTTTGAGAATACTGGTAAGATCGGAAGAACCGGGCACGCTCCGGATCACGTACTCGGTGGCAGTGTTTGAAAACGCTTTAACGGTAAACGGGTCTGCCATCGCCACGTACGCTCACAATATTGCACTAAACTACCTGGAATCCGCGTGGATAACGTATAGCGGCATTGACACGGTGGACGGTGCTATGTGCATTAAAGTGAACATAACCATTTACGGTTCCGTTCTGCACGATGGAGCGGAGTATGCCATATCAACGAACCTACTAGTAATTGTTAAACTCGAAGAAAGGGACATCGACGTCTTAGTTGAGAGGGCGGCCTGGGCTGACGGTTACGCGTATCCCGGTTCAACGGGCAATACTCTAGTACTCACGTTACTAAACAACGAAAGTGATTTCAGCGTGGCGGATGCTACAGTAGAAGTAACAGCACCCGGTGGTGTACTCTACCCGGATAGGCTAGTAACCTACAACGTCGCCTTTAGCCCGGGCTCCCTCGTGGAGGTGAGGTTCACTGATATCATCATACCGAGTACCGTGAAGCCTGGCGTATACGAGCTAACAGTAAGCATTAGCGGTGTTTTAAGGGCTAGAGATGGCTCGTTCAAGTACGTCAGGATTGCACGCAACACCACGACGACCATAGCCGATCCTTCGAAGCTAGAGCTGGTATTACCGGTCATCAGCGTAGCTGATATATTCTGGGGCGAGGGAACGCCTCAATACGTATACCCGGGTAATGCGAGAGCACCACTCACAGTTGTGCTCCAGAATAGGGGCACCGTGCCGGCATATAACGTGTTAGTGTTTATTGACGGGATTTCACCGGGCGATGTAGAGGTACTAAACGGCGCCGCGCAGTGCGGTGTTCAGGTACCACCCGGTAGTACCTGCGTCGCCGTGTTCTACTTGAACCTCTCCAGTAGCGTGAGCGGCTTAAAATCCATCAGCTTCGTAGTTAATTACACCGTTCAAGGGCTTGGAACGAACACCGTGTTCACGCAGCCTCTAACAGCAACTATACTACTACCCGAGTACGCCGCGGGCGCCGGCCTCGTGATAGCTGATTATGGCTGGTTGAATAACAACCCGGTGTTTCCTAGGACAAGGGGGGCAGTGGTATCGATAACGCTCGCCAACCTCGAACCTTATACGGTGTACTCGATATGGGTCTACATGAAGACTCCTCCATGCATGAACATGGGGAGAGGTTCGTCAGGGTCAGCGTACATCGCAGGTCCGCTGGCAACGCTACAGACTACTACGGTTTCCTTTACCTTGGACCTAGACAACTGTGCCGTCGGCTCACACCCAGCCACGATTGAAATGGATTACTACCTGCAGACAGGTGGTGGAGGTACGAGGAAGAGGGTAAGCCAGTCAATACGTTTACTCGTTGAAAGCGACGAAAACAGCATAGAATACCTCATGTCCGGGTGGCTAAACACCCCTCCAAGCCCGCCTGTATACGGTGCACAATACTACATCGTGTTCCGCAATAACGCATTTCCACGAATAAGCAATCCTGTGCTAAAGCTACACCTACCCCAAGGCATTGTCGAGTCTAAGACTAACAGCTCCTTAGCCGTAGCGCTACCTGCGTATAGGCTTACAGCTCAACAAGCATACCTCCTACTGCAGGGAGCTCCGGGCAATGTCGCTCAATTAATATCCCAATACTTATCGCAACAGCCGGTGGCACAGAGTACTGGTAAAGGCGATTTCATACTTTACGTGGTCTCATTAAACATTGAAAAAGTTGGCGTAACGGAGTTTACGGTACCCTACACCATCACGTTCATCGATCACTGGGACGGCGAGTACAGCGTAGCGGCTAATTTCACAGTGAAAATGCTCTCGGCCCCTCCACTAGTGGAAATATACCCAGCAACCCCGCTCGCGGTGTTTAGGAACGGGACAGCTATACTGGATGTTATCGTGGAGAACAGGTACAACGCGCCTATAAGTAACTTGTACGTAGCACTAATGCCTGCCTCCGGTAACGTCATTCCTCAAGGTGCCGTTAAGTACGTTGAAAAATTAGAGGCATACTCTAACGTGGTATTAAGGTACGAGCTAGTATACAACCCCGTGCAGATAACTGTAGGATCAGTACCCATGACCATGTCCTCCGCAGTTTTTACAGCTACGTTGATATACATGGATATAACGGGTGGGCTTCACACGATGAACACGACGCTCGCAGCGATGATCGCGCCGTTCATAGAGCTGACCATAATGCCGGGCACCTTTGCGAGGTATTCGAAGAATACGCTATCGGTGAACGGCATAATAGCTAACACGGGCATTTCTGGTGCGCGTAGTGTTGTCGTGTATTTAAGGTACGGTGACGTAGAGGCCATTAACATTCTAGGAGACGTAGACCCCGCATCTCAAACACCGTTCAGAATAGAAGTGCAGGCACCATATAATGGCGATAACTGCACCCTCGTAGTAAAATACCGCGATGAGTATGGCTCTGAATACACGTTAGAGAAAACGATAGGAGTCATGTTCGTGCCCGAGAAAACCGAGACAGCACCACCAGTGCAACAACCTCAAGTAGACGTGTTCAGGCTTGCCGTGGTAGCATTAGTTGCCGCGTTTCTCGGAGGGGCGATCTACATAATCTACAGGCACGTGAAGCGGACGACGAAGCAGGGGGTGTACAATGAGGTTAAGTGATATTTTGAAACTAAGCATAAAGACCCTTACCGAGAGAAAACTGCGCGCGGCATTAACGATAATAGGCGTAGCGATAGGCCCCATGGCCCTGCTGATGATCGGCAGCATTGTCACGGGGTACGGGGATTACATAGTATCGTCCATAACTGGTCTCGGACAGAACCTGGTAGTAGTAACTCCTAGAACAGGGTATAGACTGACCCGGGACGACGTGGATTATATTTCAAAAATACCCGGTGTAGTGGACGTGACGCCATTCTACACAACTCAGGGGGAATTACTTGTGCGCGGCGAACGCAAGACCATATACATCTACGGCGTAAACCCGGAATTCGTGCTTAAGGCGATATCGAGTCTTAGTATCCGCGAAGGGCGTGCCCCTTCATCCGCAGAGCTGAGCCACGCACTTGTCGGGTACAGTGTAGCGTATGACGATAACGACGAGAAGCGGTACGATCTGGGTGATGTGCTGTCAATGACCGTTTATAAAGTAGGTGAAAGAGGCAGGGTGGAGGTGAGGCGTTTAAATGTGGTGGTAACGGGCGTGCTAGATAGGTTTGGTGGAGCAGTATTTCTTAACCCAGATACCGGTGCGTTTATCCCCATAGAGACGGTGGAAAAAGCGCTCGGCGTGAAGGAGTGGAGTGGTATACTAGTCTTAGCCGCTTCACCGGAACTCGTCGACGCTGTCGTGAACGGGATCAAGAGCACTTATGGAAACAACGTCGACGTAATATCGTTCATTGCAATAGCCAAGACGGTTTCAAACGTTGTAGCGACAGTGGATTTCGTTGTTTTCGCGGCTACGACATCATCATTTGCCGTGGCGGTAGCCGGCGTGGCGGCCTCCATGATCACGAGCGTGATGGAGAGGACCAGGGAAATAGGTGTCATGAAGGCCATTGGGTTCCGAGACAAGCAGGTACTTGTACTAATACTAGCAGAAGGCGTCTTAATAAGCATTATAGGTTACGTAATGGGCTCCATTCTGGGAATACTTGGGGCCAGGCTACTAGCAGGCTCTGGTAGTCTTAGGATAGGCGAACTGTGGGAGATTAGGGCTGAGCCCAGATTCACGGCAGACCTAGTAGCTAGAAGCGCCATAATGACAACGGTCGTAGGCATTCTAGGTGCTCTATTCCCAGCATATAGAGCGATGAGAATCCCGCCAGCCGTGGCGTTAAAGTACGAGTAGCGGCTACCCGGTCACCGCTATTTAAACGTGTTTATGAAAGTAGTGTAAATGGTGTTGGTAAGTGTCTCTGAGAGACTTAATTACCAAGTGGCTCATCGAGGAAGCCTTCGCGATCTCGAAGCTAGACGCCCCTCCCGAAGCTAGGGTCGCGTGGAGTATTGGTGTATCCACACCGGGAGCTCCCGGCGTACGGTTTAGTGTGCTATCTCCCGCTGATAGGCAGGATAGGGTGATCTTGGCGATGGGCATCGCTATATCTCCAGAGCACAGGAGTGAACTGGAGAGATCTAAACCCACCGAGAGAGTTAGGGCGATGCACTCCATACTGTCCAAGGCGTTAGCCGTGTGCATAGACTGTAAAATAGCTGTTCAACCGAGCATTGTTGATCCCCAGTCCATAACGATAAACGTGGAGGTATTCGAAGAGGAGATAGTGAAGTACGGCAAACCCTATTTCATGAGGTTACTGACGAGGTTCCTCAACACGTACCTCGCGATAGTTTCGGGGTTTAACGAGTGGTTTCCAGTAATACAACCCAGTACCAGGGGAAAGGAAAGCACATCCTTTATGTAGTGGACCGGCCGGGATTTGAACCCGGGACCTCCGCCGTGCGAGGGCGGCGCTCTTCCAGCTGAGCTACCGGCCCTACTACAAAAGATGGAGTACAAAGAGCCTTTTAAAGATAAAAAGCCAGGAGCTAGCACTTCGCTAGGCCATGTTGTACCCTGCTTCGAGGGCTTTAAAGTTTGCATCAAGCCATCGCGGTGATACCAGTTCCGATATAGCTGCTTTCACGTGTTCGATACCTATTACACCGATCTCTCTCAGAAGTTTGCCCAGGATAACCATGTTCGCTACGCGCCGCGTTCCCGTAACTTTTTCTGCTATGCCGCTGAACTTCGCAGAAGCAACCCTATAGCCTTTAAAAAAGTCCGGGTTAACGAAGTCCTCGTCAACTATGATTAGAGTGTGCGGCTTGATCATCGTTGCTTTGTACCTCTCTACGTAGAATGGGAACATGAAGACCGCTATGTTGGGGTTTAGTACTTTATTGTACTCTATCTCATCAATGGATGACGCTATGATTATGTCTGACCTGCTTTCGCCACCCCGTGTTTCGGCAGAGTAGCTTTCCGTTACAACGGCGTAGAGGCCGGCATACTTGGTCGCGGCTAGACCTAGTATTCTTCCGAGTAAAAGTACTCCCTGCCCACCCCTACCTACAACTAGTATTTCTTGCTTCACTTACCAACACCTCTAATAATATCTAGTAAAGAGGGGTTGTTCCTTTCAATGAACTCACCTACGATGATACCCTTTTCCCAGTCTATTTCGGCTTCCTCGATAGCGGGTTTCGGTTTGTACTTTACGCGCTTTTTAAGCTCCAAGAACATTTCAAGGGGATCTCTCAATCCAATGTGCCTCCCGTAGATTTCAGGGCACGTAGAGACGACTTCAATAAACCTAAACCCCTTCATGCCTAGGGCTTTGTAGAAGAACTGCTCTATGTAGTGCGGTGTAGTTACGCTTGCCCTCGCAACATAATTGGCGTTTAACGATGCCACGAGCTTAATGGTGTTCATCGGGTATTCGGGATTTCCATACGGAGTGGTAGTGGTTCTAACTCCTTTTGGTGTTGTGGGCGCAACCTGCCCTCCCGTCATGGCGTACACAAAGTTGGTGATCATGACCACAATCATGTCGGCATTTCTTCTGGCTGCGTGGATTAGGTGGTTTCCACCGATC
The Desulfurococcaceae archaeon DNA segment above includes these coding regions:
- a CDS encoding ABC transporter ATP-binding protein translates to MEWEDVSSLVGMLKGLKMEVVKLVDVWKVYKVGNIEFFALRGVNLEVLRGEMVSIMGPSGSGKTTLLNMIGMLDKPTRGKVYIDGVDTSSMPEHKVADFRNRKIGFVFQQFNLINRLTVYENIELPLIPRGIPPASRREMVVKALQMVGGDSSWLNKRPSQLSGGQQQRVAIARAIVGSPDIILADEPTGNLDRASAKVIVDTFLKLNKESLTVIVVTHDPEIANCTEKIYVLRDGTIAGVKNPIKPECILNRV
- a CDS encoding ABC transporter permease, with amino-acid sequence MRLSDILKLSIKTLTERKLRAALTIIGVAIGPMALLMIGSIVTGYGDYIVSSITGLGQNLVVVTPRTGYRLTRDDVDYISKIPGVVDVTPFYTTQGELLVRGERKTIYIYGVNPEFVLKAISSLSIREGRAPSSAELSHALVGYSVAYDDNDEKRYDLGDVLSMTVYKVGERGRVEVRRLNVVVTGVLDRFGGAVFLNPDTGAFIPIETVEKALGVKEWSGILVLAASPELVDAVVNGIKSTYGNNVDVISFIAIAKTVSNVVATVDFVVFAATTSSFAVAVAGVAASMITSVMERTREIGVMKAIGFRDKQVLVLILAEGVLISIIGYVMGSILGILGARLLAGSGSLRIGELWEIRAEPRFTADLVARSAIMTTVVGILGALFPAYRAMRIPPAVALKYE
- a CDS encoding aminopeptidase; translated protein: MTDYRLKNLARLVVEYCVDLREDEEVSIEGTVESIPFIREIVRQAVQRGAYPLIRIVDESVIEVLYKYAKQNVLTHVSSIEREIATKVNASISIYAPTHTKPLSGVDPEKLKIRSAATRELAEIFLKRSAKGELKWVVVAYPTRALAQEAGMGIEDFEDFVYKATYSDVEDPVSTWKGIGERQQRIASALSKVRELRLEGPGMGLYMRVDGRKWINDDGKVNMPGGEVFTAPLEESVEGFIEFDFPAIWRGVEVEGIKLTFKRGEVVEIKASRNEEFLRKMLEVDEGARRVGEFAFGLNYNITRITKNTLFDEKIGGTIHVALGSAYPETGGKNVSAIHWDMIKSMKGCRVYADGDLVYENGRFVKEVF
- a CDS encoding DUF2299 family protein; amino-acid sequence: MSLRDLITKWLIEEAFAISKLDAPPEARVAWSIGVSTPGAPGVRFSVLSPADRQDRVILAMGIAISPEHRSELERSKPTERVRAMHSILSKALAVCIDCKIAVQPSIVDPQSITINVEVFEEEIVKYGKPYFMRLLTRFLNTYLAIVSGFNEWFPVIQPSTRGKESTSFM
- the hxlB gene encoding 6-phospho-3-hexuloisomerase, with product MVSGLTRDAMVEILDYVYKAAELISDTEKNNMLETLLTALKEKRRVFVVGAGRSGLVARAFAMRLMHLGFYVYVMGETIMPPLDPGDVLIAVSGSGRTKTVVAVAEAAKAVGARIIALTSYPDSPLARLADIIVRIPGRTKLALEEDYLIRQVRGIHEPLAPLGTLFEVTTMVFLDGVVVELMYKLGITEEEMKERHANIE
- a CDS encoding 2-oxoacid:acceptor oxidoreductase family protein, translating into MKQEILVVGRGGQGVLLLGRILGLAATKYAGLYAVVTESYSAETRGGESRSDIIIASSIDEIEYNKVLNPNIAVFMFPFYVERYKATMIKPHTLIIVDEDFVNPDFFKGYRVASAKFSGIAEKVTGTRRVANMVILGKLLREIGVIGIEHVKAAISELVSPRWLDANFKALEAGYNMA
- a CDS encoding radical SAM protein, producing the protein MSKLRVLRDFDPWRSPLCTCPLKYSLHPYTGCSHLCLYCYASSYIGVKESYPKNRFLENLARDLTRIRQGTLVELSTSSDPYPPIEEKLGLTRRTLELLSRRGVKILITTKSDLVTRDVDLLLKASSAVMITITTLDEKIAKAIEPGAPSPQKRLNALRELRKQGIPVGVRLDPIIPFVNDDYYAIEELVGRVVEAGAMHIVTSTYKARWSTLKRIAEGIPEVARKVYRLYGELGSLVHGYLYLPRSTRRLLLQLVIEPAKKYNLTYATCREGLGSGFFNAPTCDGSHLIDLSRQGAM
- a CDS encoding ZPR1 zinc finger domain-containing protein; the protein is MCCGEVPEKLAEYTSKCPLCGYELRVLDYKYSIAYYGDVIISTAECPSCGFKHRDVLVLGKSNPRKIVYRVEEPGDENALLVKSSTCKIEIPELGLTVEPGISSQGYITTIEGLILDFIYALNYLCEQEDAPRDKCSELSSLLGKAKNAEVKYTVIVYDSLGVCDIIGKKEPAYEELNV
- a CDS encoding triphosphoribosyl-dephospho-CoA synthase, giving the protein MRSKQCAIKQLAEPLALALALEASGYPKPGNVHRTSDRKGLRYEAFLATSILAVKYFERGVKRGRRGFGKTVLGDLVHGLVREVTEKLNSTNTCLGSSLLLSLMSVSLGALSLHVIGTIRELGGVSKKIVESTTVWDTIYYYKAVRTASPSYLKPDDHTGIYVNVWDPAYRQRLLEKGHRLVDVLKYSSKLDIVAREALNGFEQGLLAEEFMRERLNAHRDFNRAVVETYLYLLSRNRDTVVYLKNGISTAEEVSEKALRVLNDVIARKSGWRSPVKEFDYELVSRGINPGAVADLTATAIALHLLRNTLENGILLDLSY